A section of the Macadamia integrifolia cultivar HAES 741 chromosome 9, SCU_Mint_v3, whole genome shotgun sequence genome encodes:
- the LOC122089306 gene encoding protein transport protein SEC23-like, which translates to MSETAISDPEGVDGVRMTWGVWPRTKVEASKCVIPIAATISPIRPHPDIPTLPYIPLRCKTCTCILNPYCRVDFTAKIWICPFCFQRNHFPQHYSMISETNVPAELYPQYTTVEYAFTPSVPEAASPVFLFVLDTCVIKEELGFAKSALKQAIGLLPDNALVGFISFGTQVQVHELGFSDLTKVYVFRGTKDISKDQVLDQLGLSAAAHRPAPGYPKGGQQGLMNSSLVNRFLLPASECEYALNSLLDELQTDQWPVQPGNRALRCTGVALSVAAGLLGACLPGTGARIIALVGGPCTEGPGTIVSKDLSEPVRSHKDLDKDAAPHFHKAVKFYENLAKQLVSQGHVLDLFASALDQVGVAEMKVVIEKSGGLVVLAESFGHPVFKDSFRRVFEDGEQSLGLCFNGTLEINCSKEIKIQGIIGPCSSLEKKGPSCADTVIGQGNTTAWKMCGLDKRTCLTVFFDISPSDRSNPQGALNPQLYLQFLTNYQNPEGQMRLRVMTVTRRWVDSASNAEELVEGFDQETAAVVMARLTSLKMEMEEEFDATRWLDRSLIRLCSRFGDYRKDDPSSFTLNPNFSLFPQFIFNLRRSQFVQVFNNSPDETAYFRMLLNREHIHNSVVMIQPSLISYSFSSPPAPALLDVASIAADRTLLLDAYFSVVIFHGMTIAQWRNVGYQNQPEHQAFATLLQAPHDDAQMIIRDRFPIPRLVVCDQHGSQARFLLARLNPSATYNSTHEVAAGSDVIFTDDVSLQVFFEHLQRLAVQS; encoded by the exons atgTCGGAGACGGCAATATCAGACCCTGAGGGTGTCGATGGAGTTCGCATGACATGGGGCGTATGGCCACGAACAAAGGTGGAAGCGAGCAAATGCGTGATCCCAATCGCAGCGACGATCTCTCCGATCCGACCTCACCCAGACATCCCAACCCTTCCTTACATACCTCTCCGCTGCAAGACGTGTACTTGCATCCTCAACCCATACTGTCGCGTCGACTTCACCGCCAAAATCTGGATCTGCCCTTTCTGCTTCCAACGCAACCATTTCCCTCAGCATTACTCCATGATCTCCGAAACCAATGTCCCTGCTGAACTGTACCCTCAATATACCACCGTAGAATACGCCTTCACACCTTCAGTCCCTGAAGCTGCCTCCCCTGTGTTCCTCTTCGTTCTCGACACCTGTGTAATTAAGGAGGAGCTAGGATTTGCCAAATCTGCGCTGAAGCAGGCTATTGGGTTGTTGCCTGATAATGCCCTAGTTGGTTTCATCTCGTTTGGTACGCAGGTCCAGGTTCATGAGCTTGGCTTCTCGGATCTGACCAAGGTTTATGTCTTCCGTGGCACGAAAGATATCTCTAAGGATCAGGTTTTGGATCAATTGGGCCTCAGCGCTGCTGCGCATAGACCTGCACCTGGGTATCCCAAGGGAGGTCAGCAAGGGTTGATGAATTCGTCTCTTGTTAATCGGTTCTTGCTTCCCGCCTCCGAATGTGAATACGCCCTTAATTCG CTACTTGATGAATTACAAACGGATCAATGGCCGGTGCAACCTGGAAATCGGGCATTGCGTTGCACGGGTGTTGCTCTTAGTGTTGCTGCGGGTCTTCTAGGGGCTTGCTTGCCTGGTACTGGTGCGAGGATTATAGCTTTAGTGGGTGGCCCATGCACTGAAGGCCCTGGCACG ATTGTGTCAAAAGATCTGTCAGAGCCGGTACGTTCGCATAAAGATCTTGACAAGGATGCAGCACCACATTTTCATAAAGCTGTGAAATTTTATGAGAATCTTGCCAAGCAACTTGTTAGCCAGGGACATGTCTTGGATCTTTTTGCTTCTGCACTTGATCAG GTTGGGGTTGCAGAGATGAAAGTAGTCATTGAAAAGTCAGGTGGCCTTGTTGTTCTGGCTGAAAGTTTTGGCCATCCTGTGTTTAAAGACTCTTTCAGACGTGTATTCGAGGATGGTGAACAGTCTCTTGGCCTTTGCTTCAA TGGGACTCTTGAGATCAACTGTTCAAAGGAGATCAAAATTCAGGGAATCATTGGTCCATGTTCTTCTTTGGAGAAG AAAGGACCTTCTTGTGCAGATACAGTTATTGGGCAAGGGAACACAACAGCATGGAAGATGTGTGGTCTTGATAAGAGGACTTGCTTGACAGTCTTCTTTGACATCTCACCCAGTGATCGGTCAAATCCACAGGGAGCTTTAAATCCACAGTTGTACTTGCAATTTTTGACAAA TTATCAGAATCCTGAGGGACAAATGAGGCTTCGAGTAATGACTGTTACAAGGAGATGGGTGGATAGTGCCTCTAATGCAGAG GAATTGGTAGAAGGGTTTGACCAGGAGACTGCTGCTGTTGTAATGGCAAGATTAACTTCGTTAAAAATGGAGATGGag GAAGAGTTTGATGCTACAAGATGGCTGGATCGGTCCCTCATCCGTCTGTGTTCCAGATTTGGTGACTATCGGAAGGATGATCCTTCTTCTTTCACATTAAATCCTAATTTCTCACTATTTCCACAGTTTATATTTAATCTCCGGCGATCACAGTTTGTTCAG GTTTTTAACAATAGTCCAGATGAGACTGCCTACTTCCGCATGTTATTAAACAGGGAGCATATCCACAACTCTGTGGTCATGATACAACCATCACTAATTTCATATTCATTTAGTTCACCTCCGGCACCAGCATTGTTGGATGTTGCTTCAATTGCTGCCGATCGTACCCTCTTGTTGGATGCATATTTCAGTGTAGTTATATTCCATGGAATGACAATAGCTCAGTGGCGTAATGTGGGTTACCAAAATCAGCCAGAACATCAG GCCTTTGCGACACTATTGCAAGCACCACATGATGATGCTCAAATGATAATCCGAGATCGGTTTCCTATCCCAAGATTGGTGGTCTGTGATCAACATGGCTCCCAG GCAAGATTCCTTCTGGCTAGATTGAATCCCTCAGCTACTTATAACTCTACCCATGAGGTAGCTGCTGGGTCAGATGTGATCTTCACGGATGATGTTAGCCTGCAAGTGTTCTTTGAGCATCTACAGAGGTTGGCAGTGCAATCTTGA